From the genome of Pseudomonas sihuiensis:
AGGTGTACGCCGAGCAAGGTCAGGTAGATGGGTTGCCAGACCAGGTAGGTCCAGCTGCGCACCGTCCAGTAATGCGGCCCGGCCTCGGGATGAGCCTGCTGCCAGTACTGATAGAGCGCGGCGATACGCCGGTCGTTGCCCTCGCTCCCGCACACCAGCAGATCGGCACCGGGCACACCGATACGCCCCTGCAGCCCAGGCAGGCTGCGGGCAATCACGTCGAGCAGGTGGTGAATATCGTGCATCGCGGCGAATCCGGATGATGGAAGCAATGCGAAGAGCGAATTTAATCATTGATACGCATCTGCATCAAATTATCATTCGCCACTCAAGACTCAGGCCACCTTGGGCTTGCGCACCAGCATCGGGAACAACGCGGCGGTCAGCAGCAGCCCGGCAGCACCGACCCAGAACGGCATCGCCTGACCGTAGTGGCTGACCAGCAAGCCCGCGCCGTAGGCCGAGCCCATGTTGCCCAGGCACTGGAAGATATTGATCTTGCTGAAGTCCACCGCGTAGTGCTCCGGCGAGCTGAGCTCGAACAGCAAGGCATCGAGGCGCACGGTGACCTGATACAGCGCCCAGCCAAACAGCACGCGGCCGAGCAGGATCAGCCACTGATCGCCGAAGCCCTGGATGAAGGTGGCCGCCGCGCCCAGCAGCAGACCGGCGAGAATGCCGTCACGGGTGTTGCCCTGCTTGGTCGCGCGGCGCCCCCACCACAGCGCCAACACGGCTACGGCGCCAGGCAACGCATAGACGAAGCCGGCGGCCATCTCGCTGTTCCAGTGCGCCACCTGCTGCCAGTAGACGGCAAAGAACGGCCGGGTGACGTAACCGACGAAGTAGAACAGCAGCATCACCAGGCACAGGCGGTAGATCGCCGGCAGACTGCGCGCCTCGTTCTTCACCGGTGCCTCGTCGCTCGCCGGCTGCTCGCCCGGAGCCGGCAGGTAGCCACGCACCAGAT
Proteins encoded in this window:
- a CDS encoding MFS transporter; its protein translation is MTLRTCLIMMTALAVITDNLIIPFYPQYFAERFDNPPEQHVGLYLAVVSLVVMAVFPLWARLAKRVHPVRILISAQLMAGSLTAACYFIDSLPLFWVVSLLMVVFKGSYLLMYPYVMSLQQQDNHTQTIGTLSVVVHFGAILGAALGGLILQIMNIGDVFLVMAAGDFIQMAICMHLVRGYLPAPGEQPASDEAPVKNEARSLPAIYRLCLVMLLFYFVGYVTRPFFAVYWQQVAHWNSEMAAGFVYALPGAVAVLALWWGRRATKQGNTRDGILAGLLLGAAATFIQGFGDQWLILLGRVLFGWALYQVTVRLDALLFELSSPEHYAVDFSKINIFQCLGNMGSAYGAGLLVSHYGQAMPFWVGAAGLLLTAALFPMLVRKPKVA